From the genome of Eublepharis macularius isolate TG4126 chromosome 12, MPM_Emac_v1.0, whole genome shotgun sequence, one region includes:
- the SLC25A11 gene encoding mitochondrial 2-oxoglutarate/malate carrier protein has translation MAAAAGPGPGGAAMAAGKPKTSPKSVKFLFGGLAGMAATVFVQPLDLVKNRMQLSGEGAKTKEYKTSFHAVGSILRQEGVRGIYTGLSAGLLRQATYTTTRLGIYTILFEKLTGEDGRPPNFFMKALIGMTAGAVGAFVGTPAEVALIRMTADGRLPADQRRGYTNVFNALLRITREEGVPTLWRGCVPTMARAVVVNAAQLASYSQAKQFLLDSGYFRDNILCHFCASMISGLVTTAASMPVDIAKTRIQNMRMIDGKPEYRNGLDVLVKVVRYEGFFSLWKGFTPYYARLGPHTVLTFIFLEQMNKFYQRFFLGA, from the exons atggcggcggcggcggggcccgGGCCCGGGGGGGCGGCGATGGCGGCGGGGAAGCCCAAGACCTCCCCCAAGTCCGTCAAGTTCCTGTTCGGGGGCCTGGCCGG CATGGCCGCCACTGTGTTCGTGCAGCCCCTGGACCTGGTGAAGAACCGCATGCAGCTGAGCGGCGAGGGGGCCAAGACCAAAGAGTACAAGACCAGCTTCCACGCCGTGGGCAGCATCCTGCGCCAGGAGGGCGTGCGCGGCATCTACACCGG GCTGTCTGCTGGTCTCCTGCGCCAGGCCACGTACACCACCACCCGCTTAGGCATCTACACCATCCTCTTTGAGAAGCTGACAGGAGAGGATGGCCGCCCCCCCAACTTCTTCATGAAGGCATTGATTGGCATGACAGCGGGTGCTGTCGGAGCCTTCGTAGGCACTCCTGCTGAGGTGGCACTCATCCGAATGACGGCGGATGGCAG GCTGCCCGCTGACCAAAGGAGAGGGTATACAAATGTCTTCAATGCTCTGCTGAGGATCACCCGCGAGGAGGGCGTGCCCACGCTCTGGAGA GGGTGCGTGCCCACCATGGCTCGGGCAGTGGTGGTTAATGCAGCCCAGCTGGCCTCGTACTCCCAGGCCAAGCAGTTCTTGCTGGACTCGG GTTATTTTCGAGACAATATCTTGTGCCACTTTTGTGCCAGCATGATCAGCGGTTTGGTGACGACAGCTGCCTCCATGCCAGTGGACATCGCCAAGACAAG GATTCAGAATATGCGGATGATTGATGGGAAGCCGGAGTATCGGAATGGGCTG GACGTGCTGGTGAAGGTGGTCCGCTACGAAGGCTTCTTCAGCCTGTGGAAAGGCTTCACCCCCTACTACGCCCGCCTGGGCCCTCACACAGTCCTCACCTTCATCTTCTTGGAGCAGATGAACAAGTTTTACCAGAGGTTCTTTCTCGGTGCCTGA
- the CHRNE gene encoding acetylcholine receptor subunit epsilon isoform X3, with amino-acid sequence MGLGLGLLLCWGTLGLLEANEDTRLYNRLFADYDKKTRPVRNVEDVVEVSVKLTLTNLISLNEKEETLTTNVWITQTWTDYRLEYNSSDFGGILALQVPADKVWLPDVVLENNIDGQFDVAYFSNVLIYPGGSMYWLPPAIFRSTCSIEVTFFPFDWQNCSLVFRSQTYNAREVQLTYSLDESGNPIQEVDIDPEAFTENGEWAIKHRPARSVLAPVSGIEAPGYSEMHFFLIIQRKPLFYIINIITPCVLISSLVVLVYFLPAQAGGQKCTVSISVLLAQTVFLFLIAQKVPETSLSVPLIGKYLIFVMVVATLIVTNCVIVLNIALRSPSTHVMSERLKHVFLEVLPRYLGATLEPAGEDPWDATQVRRRSSFGIMLKAEEYILKKPRSEILFERQGQRHGLQRRPGYQMPYRLDVQMTSALYKNLANVAPEIKECVDACNFVTDGTKDQNAASAEMENWVLIGQVIDKLCFWAAILLFTAGTLAIFLMGYLNTVPDTPFPVQAEQ; translated from the exons atggggctggggctggggctgctgcTCTGCTGGGGGACTCTCG GGCTCCTGGAGGCCAACGAAGACACTCGCCTCTACAACAGACTTTTCGCTGACTACGACAAGAAGACACGGCCAGTGCGCAATGTGGAGGATGTGGTGGAAGTGTCCGTCAAGCTGACCCTTACCAACCTCATCTCACTG AACGAGAAGGAAGAAACTCTCACGACCAACGTCTGGATCACACAA ACGTGGACGGATTATCGCCTGGAGTATAACAGCAGTGACTTTGGTGGGATTTTAGCCCTCCAGGTCCCCGCAGACAAGGTTTGGCTACCAGACGTTGTCCTGGAGAAcaa CATCGATGGCCAGTTTGATGTGGCGTATTTCTCCAACGTTCTGATCTACCCTGGGGGGTCCATGTActggctgccccctgccatcTTCCGAAGCACCTGCTCCATTGAGGTCACCTTTTTCCCGTTTGACTGGCAAAACTGTTCCCTCGTCTTCCG GTCTCAGACATACAATGCCCGAGAGGTGCAGCTGACGTATTCCCTGGACGAAAGTGGAAACCCCATCCAAGAGGTTGACATTGACCCTGAAGCCTTCACAG agAATGGCGAGTGGGCGATCAAGCACCGCCCGGCCCGCAGTGTGCTGGCCCCCGTGTCCGGGATCGAGGCCCCTGGCTACTCGGAGATGCACTTCTTCCTCATCATCCAGCGCAAGCCGCTCTTCtacatcatcaacatcatcaccCCCTGCGTGCTCATCTCCTCCCTGGTGGTGCTGGTCTACTTCCTGCCTGCTCAGG CCGGGGGGCAGAAGTGTACTGTGAGCATCTCGGTGCTGCTGGCCCAAACCGTCTTCCTGTTTCTGATTGCACAGAAGGTTCCGGAGACCTCGCTCAGTGTGCCCCTCATTGGCAA GTACTTGATCTTTGTGATGGTCGTGGCCACACTCATCGTCACCAACTGCGTGATTGTGCTGAACATCGCCCTACGCTCGCCCAGCACCCACGTCATGTCAGAGCGCCTCAAACat GTGTTCTTGGAGGTTCTTCCACGGTACTTGGGCGCCACCTTGGAACCGGCAGGCGAGGACCCTTGGGACGCCACCCAGGTGCGTCGCCGTAGCTCCTTTGGGATCATGTTGAAGGCAGAAGAATACATCCTGAAGAAGCCCCGCAGCGAGATTCTCTTTGAGCGCCAGGGGCAGCGGCATGGGCTGCAACGGCGACCCGGCTACCAGATGCCTT acagGCTGGACGTGCAAATGACCAGCGCCTTGTACAAGAACCTGGCAAACGTGGCCCCAGAAATCAAGGAGTGCGTGGATGCCTGCAACTTCGTAACAGACGGCACCAAGGACCAAAATGCCGCCAGCGCG GAGATGGAGAACTGGGTGCTGATTGGGCAGGTGATAGACAAGCTCTGCTTCTGGGCTGCCATCTTGCTGTTCACCGCTGGGACTCTCGCCATCTTTCTAATGGGGTATCTCAACACTGTGCCCGACACCCCCTTTCCAGTGCAGGCAGAACAGTAG
- the CHRNE gene encoding acetylcholine receptor subunit epsilon isoform X2, translating into MGLGLGLLLCWGTLGLLEANEDTRLYNRLFADYDKKTRPVRNVEDVVEVSVKLTLTNLISLNEKEETLTTNVWITQTWTDYRLEYNSSDFGGILALQVPADKVWLPDVVLENNIDGQFDVAYFSNVLIYPGGSMYWLPPAIFRSTCSIEVTFFPFDWQNCSLVFRSQTYNAREVQLTYSLDESGNPIQEVDIDPEAFTENGEWAIKHRPARSVLAPVSGIEAPGYSEMHFFLIIQRKPLFYIINIITPCVLISSLVVLVYFLPAQEGSGDLAQCAPHWYLIFVMVVATLIVTNCVIVLNIALRSPSTHVMSERLKHVFLEVLPRYLGATLEPAGEDPWDATQVRRRSSFGIMLKAEEYILKKPRSEILFERQGQRHGLQRRPGYQMPCFEQKRPPLHWQQLCGPHGATLSHCLSAREELVSITLLTNRTRIAGGTRGQLPWSSRWRSCKEWPQRKTLGWVRACVETLTDRLDVQMTSALYKNLANVAPEIKECVDACNFVTDGTKDQNAASAEMENWVLIGQVIDKLCFWAAILLFTAGTLAIFLMGYLNTVPDTPFPVQAEQ; encoded by the exons atggggctggggctggggctgctgcTCTGCTGGGGGACTCTCG GGCTCCTGGAGGCCAACGAAGACACTCGCCTCTACAACAGACTTTTCGCTGACTACGACAAGAAGACACGGCCAGTGCGCAATGTGGAGGATGTGGTGGAAGTGTCCGTCAAGCTGACCCTTACCAACCTCATCTCACTG AACGAGAAGGAAGAAACTCTCACGACCAACGTCTGGATCACACAA ACGTGGACGGATTATCGCCTGGAGTATAACAGCAGTGACTTTGGTGGGATTTTAGCCCTCCAGGTCCCCGCAGACAAGGTTTGGCTACCAGACGTTGTCCTGGAGAAcaa CATCGATGGCCAGTTTGATGTGGCGTATTTCTCCAACGTTCTGATCTACCCTGGGGGGTCCATGTActggctgccccctgccatcTTCCGAAGCACCTGCTCCATTGAGGTCACCTTTTTCCCGTTTGACTGGCAAAACTGTTCCCTCGTCTTCCG GTCTCAGACATACAATGCCCGAGAGGTGCAGCTGACGTATTCCCTGGACGAAAGTGGAAACCCCATCCAAGAGGTTGACATTGACCCTGAAGCCTTCACAG agAATGGCGAGTGGGCGATCAAGCACCGCCCGGCCCGCAGTGTGCTGGCCCCCGTGTCCGGGATCGAGGCCCCTGGCTACTCGGAGATGCACTTCTTCCTCATCATCCAGCGCAAGCCGCTCTTCtacatcatcaacatcatcaccCCCTGCGTGCTCATCTCCTCCCTGGTGGTGCTGGTCTACTTCCTGCCTGCTCAGG AAGGTTCCGGAGACCTCGCTCAGTGTGCCCCTCATTG GTACTTGATCTTTGTGATGGTCGTGGCCACACTCATCGTCACCAACTGCGTGATTGTGCTGAACATCGCCCTACGCTCGCCCAGCACCCACGTCATGTCAGAGCGCCTCAAACat GTGTTCTTGGAGGTTCTTCCACGGTACTTGGGCGCCACCTTGGAACCGGCAGGCGAGGACCCTTGGGACGCCACCCAGGTGCGTCGCCGTAGCTCCTTTGGGATCATGTTGAAGGCAGAAGAATACATCCTGAAGAAGCCCCGCAGCGAGATTCTCTTTGAGCGCCAGGGGCAGCGGCATGGGCTGCAACGGCGACCCGGCTACCAGATGCCTT GCTTTGAACAGAAAAGGCCGCCCCTtcactggcagcagctgtgtGGACCCCACGGAGCCACCCTAAGCCACTGCCTGAGCGCCCGAGAGGAGCTGGtcagcatcacactgctgacaaACAGGACCCGTATTGCGGGAGGAACGAGAGGGCAGCTCCCCTGGAGCTCGAGGTGGAGGAGCTGCAAGGAATGGCCACAAAGGAAGACGTTGGGATGGGTGCGCGCGTGTGTGGAAACACTAACGG acagGCTGGACGTGCAAATGACCAGCGCCTTGTACAAGAACCTGGCAAACGTGGCCCCAGAAATCAAGGAGTGCGTGGATGCCTGCAACTTCGTAACAGACGGCACCAAGGACCAAAATGCCGCCAGCGCG GAGATGGAGAACTGGGTGCTGATTGGGCAGGTGATAGACAAGCTCTGCTTCTGGGCTGCCATCTTGCTGTTCACCGCTGGGACTCTCGCCATCTTTCTAATGGGGTATCTCAACACTGTGCCCGACACCCCCTTTCCAGTGCAGGCAGAACAGTAG
- the CHRNE gene encoding acetylcholine receptor subunit epsilon isoform X1, giving the protein MGLGLGLLLCWGTLGLLEANEDTRLYNRLFADYDKKTRPVRNVEDVVEVSVKLTLTNLISLNEKEETLTTNVWITQTWTDYRLEYNSSDFGGILALQVPADKVWLPDVVLENNIDGQFDVAYFSNVLIYPGGSMYWLPPAIFRSTCSIEVTFFPFDWQNCSLVFRSQTYNAREVQLTYSLDESGNPIQEVDIDPEAFTENGEWAIKHRPARSVLAPVSGIEAPGYSEMHFFLIIQRKPLFYIINIITPCVLISSLVVLVYFLPAQAGGQKCTVSISVLLAQTVFLFLIAQKVPETSLSVPLIGKYLIFVMVVATLIVTNCVIVLNIALRSPSTHVMSERLKHVFLEVLPRYLGATLEPAGEDPWDATQVRRRSSFGIMLKAEEYILKKPRSEILFERQGQRHGLQRRPGYQMPCFEQKRPPLHWQQLCGPHGATLSHCLSAREELVSITLLTNRTRIAGGTRGQLPWSSRWRSCKEWPQRKTLGWVRACVETLTDRLDVQMTSALYKNLANVAPEIKECVDACNFVTDGTKDQNAASAEMENWVLIGQVIDKLCFWAAILLFTAGTLAIFLMGYLNTVPDTPFPVQAEQ; this is encoded by the exons atggggctggggctggggctgctgcTCTGCTGGGGGACTCTCG GGCTCCTGGAGGCCAACGAAGACACTCGCCTCTACAACAGACTTTTCGCTGACTACGACAAGAAGACACGGCCAGTGCGCAATGTGGAGGATGTGGTGGAAGTGTCCGTCAAGCTGACCCTTACCAACCTCATCTCACTG AACGAGAAGGAAGAAACTCTCACGACCAACGTCTGGATCACACAA ACGTGGACGGATTATCGCCTGGAGTATAACAGCAGTGACTTTGGTGGGATTTTAGCCCTCCAGGTCCCCGCAGACAAGGTTTGGCTACCAGACGTTGTCCTGGAGAAcaa CATCGATGGCCAGTTTGATGTGGCGTATTTCTCCAACGTTCTGATCTACCCTGGGGGGTCCATGTActggctgccccctgccatcTTCCGAAGCACCTGCTCCATTGAGGTCACCTTTTTCCCGTTTGACTGGCAAAACTGTTCCCTCGTCTTCCG GTCTCAGACATACAATGCCCGAGAGGTGCAGCTGACGTATTCCCTGGACGAAAGTGGAAACCCCATCCAAGAGGTTGACATTGACCCTGAAGCCTTCACAG agAATGGCGAGTGGGCGATCAAGCACCGCCCGGCCCGCAGTGTGCTGGCCCCCGTGTCCGGGATCGAGGCCCCTGGCTACTCGGAGATGCACTTCTTCCTCATCATCCAGCGCAAGCCGCTCTTCtacatcatcaacatcatcaccCCCTGCGTGCTCATCTCCTCCCTGGTGGTGCTGGTCTACTTCCTGCCTGCTCAGG CCGGGGGGCAGAAGTGTACTGTGAGCATCTCGGTGCTGCTGGCCCAAACCGTCTTCCTGTTTCTGATTGCACAGAAGGTTCCGGAGACCTCGCTCAGTGTGCCCCTCATTGGCAA GTACTTGATCTTTGTGATGGTCGTGGCCACACTCATCGTCACCAACTGCGTGATTGTGCTGAACATCGCCCTACGCTCGCCCAGCACCCACGTCATGTCAGAGCGCCTCAAACat GTGTTCTTGGAGGTTCTTCCACGGTACTTGGGCGCCACCTTGGAACCGGCAGGCGAGGACCCTTGGGACGCCACCCAGGTGCGTCGCCGTAGCTCCTTTGGGATCATGTTGAAGGCAGAAGAATACATCCTGAAGAAGCCCCGCAGCGAGATTCTCTTTGAGCGCCAGGGGCAGCGGCATGGGCTGCAACGGCGACCCGGCTACCAGATGCCTT GCTTTGAACAGAAAAGGCCGCCCCTtcactggcagcagctgtgtGGACCCCACGGAGCCACCCTAAGCCACTGCCTGAGCGCCCGAGAGGAGCTGGtcagcatcacactgctgacaaACAGGACCCGTATTGCGGGAGGAACGAGAGGGCAGCTCCCCTGGAGCTCGAGGTGGAGGAGCTGCAAGGAATGGCCACAAAGGAAGACGTTGGGATGGGTGCGCGCGTGTGTGGAAACACTAACGG acagGCTGGACGTGCAAATGACCAGCGCCTTGTACAAGAACCTGGCAAACGTGGCCCCAGAAATCAAGGAGTGCGTGGATGCCTGCAACTTCGTAACAGACGGCACCAAGGACCAAAATGCCGCCAGCGCG GAGATGGAGAACTGGGTGCTGATTGGGCAGGTGATAGACAAGCTCTGCTTCTGGGCTGCCATCTTGCTGTTCACCGCTGGGACTCTCGCCATCTTTCTAATGGGGTATCTCAACACTGTGCCCGACACCCCCTTTCCAGTGCAGGCAGAACAGTAG